A genomic stretch from Lathyrus oleraceus cultivar Zhongwan6 chromosome 2, CAAS_Psat_ZW6_1.0, whole genome shotgun sequence includes:
- the LOC127117571 gene encoding ribosome biogenesis regulatory protein homolog, translating into MEMEGEKLFEVDLGNLMAFDSHHAFPSQQSRVELVNECLQKGTELVQAIADSLFTLPSTEDIDGPLVKLPPPTTKLPREKHFPRPKPPTKWETFAQKKGIKNRKKDKVVFDEQSGTWKRRHGYDHANDEEAIPIIEAKPTDDPDEDPFSKRRENKKGRVDKQEKNRLQNLKNAAKFGALPSHVQLAATSLPITGTQAAPKKATKDELGNVAGIAATATASGGKFDKKLPGEKPAQHKGKYRKFLPVAEGTGIGSLEREQTEKILNKIMSKNNHDILNVNKAVTVHNVKKEKNRKSDKSKVSSSNKLKPQKKSFKKGNAKKGNPKAQ; encoded by the exons ATGGAGATGGAAGGCGAAAAACTCTTCGAGGTCGACCTCGGTAACCTAATGGCGTTCGATTCTCATCACGCCTTTCCCTCCCAACAATCCAG GGTTGAACTGGTGAACGAGTGTTTACAGAAAGGTACTGAGTTAGTTCAAGCTATTGCTGATTCTCTCTTTACTTTGCCTTCAACTGAAGATATAGATGGACCTCTTGTTAAATTGCCTCCACCAACTACCAAATTGCCCAGGGAAAAACAT TTCCCAAGGCCTAAGCCTCCTACTAAATGGGAAACTTTTGCCCAAAAGAAAG GCATTAAGAATAGGAAGAAGGACAAAGTTGTTTTTGATGAACAATCTGGAACCTGGAAACGTAGACATGGCTATGACCATGCCAATGATGAAGAAGCTATACCTATTATTGAAGCTAAACCAACTGATG ATCCAGATGAGGATCCTTTTTCCAAAAGAAGAGAAAACAAAAAGGGAAGAGTTGATAAACAGGAGAAAAATCGGCTACAAAACTTGAAGAATGCTGCCAAGTTTGGGGCTTTACCCAG CCATGTTCAGTTGGCCGCTACATCTTTGCCCATAACAGGAACCCAGGCAGCACCAAAGAAAGCTACCAAGGATGAATTGGGCAATGTAGCAGGAATTGCAGCAACTGCCACAGCTAGTGGTGGGAAATTTGACAAGAAATTGCCAGGAGAAAAGCCTGCACAACATAAAGGAAAATACCGAAAG TTCTTGCCGGTAGCAGAAGGAACAGGGATCGGATCACTGGAGAGAGAGCAAACTGAAAAAATATTGAACAAGATCATGTCCAAGAATAACCACGATATACTCAACGTTAACAAG GCTGTCACAGTGCACAAtgtgaagaaagaaaaaaacagGAAGAGTGATAAATCCAAGGTTTCATCAAGCAACAAATTGAAACCTCAGAAGAAGTCTTTTAAGAAGGGAAATGCCAAGAAAGGCAACCCAAAAGCACAGTAA